Proteins encoded in a region of the Vicia villosa cultivar HV-30 ecotype Madison, WI linkage group LG5, Vvil1.0, whole genome shotgun sequence genome:
- the LOC131607774 gene encoding protein EXORDIUM-like 2 translates to MASNYKLPLTFAALLALLVLLPTLTVGELVQEQPLVLKYHNGQLLKGRITVNLVWYGTFTPIQRSIIVDFINSVSTTGAPLPSAAAWWKTTEKYKVGSSAIIVGKQFLHPAYTLGKNLKGKDLLSLATKFNELSSITVVLTAKDVNVDGFCMSRCGTHGSVPRGNTGARTPYIWVGNAETLCPGQCAWPFHQPIYGPQSPPLVAPNGDVGVDGMIINLATLLAGTVTNPFNNGYFQGPATAPLEAVTACTGVFGSGAYPGYAGRVLVDKTTGSSYNAHGANGRRFLLPAMWDPQTSVCRTLV, encoded by the coding sequence ATGGCTTCTAATTACAAACTTCCCCTAACTTTCGCTGCACTGCTGGCCCTTCTTGTACTGTTACCCACACTCACAGTGGGAGAGCTTGTACAAGAACAGCCTCTAGTTCTCAAATACCATAACGGCCAACTCCTTAAAGGACGCATCACCGTTAATCTCGTATGGTACGGAACATTCACCCCCATCCAACGATCGATAATCGTCGATTTCATCAACTCTGTTAGCACCACCGGTGCTCCTCTCCCATCAGCCGCAGCATGGTGGAAAACCACCGAGAAATACAAGGTAGGATCCTCTGCCATAATCGTAGGAAAACAGTTCCTGCATCCGGCTTATACTCTCGGGAAGAATCTAAAAGGAAAGGATCTCCTCAGTTTAGCCACCAAGTTCAACGAACTTTCTTCCATCACCGTTGTTCTTACCGCCAAAGACGTTAACGTTGACGGCTTCTGTATGAGTCGCTGCGGGACCCATGGCTCTGTTCCACGTGGCAACACTGGAGCAAGAACTCCTTACATATGGGTTGGAAACGCTGAGACACTATGTCCCGGCCAGTGCGCGTGGCCTTTTCACCAGCCAATTTACGGCCCACAGTCACCGCCGCTTGTGGCACCTAATGGCGACGTAGGTGTTGACGGAATGATCATCAATTTAGCCACGCTTTTGGCTGGTACTGTCACGAATCCCTTTAACAACGGGTACTTTCAGGGGCCGGCGACAGCGCCGCTAGAAGCTGTTACGGCTTGTACGGGGGTTTTCGGTAGTGGAGCCTACCCGGGTTATGCGGGTCGGGTTCTTGTCGATAAAACTACTGGTTCGAGTTATAATGCGCATGGTGCTAACGGGAGGAGGTTCCTTCTGCCCGCAATGTGGGACCCGCAGACTTCGGTATGTAGGACTCTTGTTTGA